The region CGGCCATGCTGCCCAGGGTTTCGGCCAGCAGCACGGAAGCGCCGCCATGCAGCAGCTTGAACGGCTGCATGGTGCGGTGGTCGACGGGCATGGTCGCCTCGATCCAGTCGGGGCCGAAGGCCGTGAAGACGATGCCCAGGTGGCGCATGGCCGTGCCTTCGCTGGCCGCGTTGAGGGAGGCCAGGTCGAGCGCTGCGTGCCAGATTTCCATTGTTATTCCTTCAGTGATGAAATGAAGCTATTGTAGGGCAGCGACGGCGCGCGCGCCGCTTCATGATTCCTTCACCTGGGTGCGGGGTGGCGATGTCATTAACTGGTTATAATTGCCCCATTCTTAAAAAACGAGGTTGTGTATGAAGTGGGCCTTGCTGGGCATTTTTGTGTTTTCCGTTTTACATATTCATTTTCGTGGCAAGGTGCGCCTGCCGTTTCGCCGCCAGATCTTCGATCACTCCTCGTTCATGGCGCCGCTGAACCTGTTCATGCACACCTTTTCCAAGGTGCCGGCCACGCCATACCTGTCCGTCGAGCAATTTCCGGAACTGGCGCCGCTGCAGCAGAACTGGCAAATCATCCGCGATGAAGCGCTGCGCATGCAGGAAATGAAAAAGATCAAGGCGGCCGAAAAGAACAACGACGTGGGCTTCAACTCCTTCTTCAAGTATGGCTGGAAGCGCTTCTACCTGAAATGGTATGACGCCAACCACCCGTCGGCGCAGCAGATGTGTCCGCAAACCTATGCGCTGCTGCAATCGATCCCCTCGATCAAGGCCGCCATGTTCGCGGAACTGCCGCAGGGCGGCAAGCTCAACCCGCACCGCGACCCGTTCGCCGGCTCGCTGCGCTACCACCTGGGCTTGCAGACGCCGAACGACGACCGCTGCTTCATCGACGTCGATGGCGAACGCCACAGCTGGCGCGACGGCCAGGCCGTGATGTTCGATGAAACGTATATCCACTGGGCCCGCAACGATGCCGACAGCGACCGCATCATCCTGTTCTGCGACATCGAACGCCCGATGCGCTACCGCTGGGCGCAAGGGCTGAACCGCTGGCTGGGCCGCACCCTGATGACGGCCGCCGCCTCGCCCAACGAACTGGGCGACCAGGTCGGCGGCGTCAGCAAGCTGTTCCAGATTTCCTGGACCATGGGCCAGTACCGCCGCCGCTTCAAGGCGTGGAACAAGACGGCTTACCAGGTCACCCGCGTGGCGCTGGTC is a window of Janthinobacterium sp. 1_2014MBL_MicDiv DNA encoding:
- the lpxO gene encoding lipid A hydroxylase LpxO; this encodes MKWALLGIFVFSVLHIHFRGKVRLPFRRQIFDHSSFMAPLNLFMHTFSKVPATPYLSVEQFPELAPLQQNWQIIRDEALRMQEMKKIKAAEKNNDVGFNSFFKYGWKRFYLKWYDANHPSAQQMCPQTYALLQSIPSIKAAMFAELPQGGKLNPHRDPFAGSLRYHLGLQTPNDDRCFIDVDGERHSWRDGQAVMFDETYIHWARNDADSDRIILFCDIERPMRYRWAQGLNRWLGRTLMTAAASPNELGDQVGGVSKLFQISWTMGQYRRRFKAWNKTAYQVTRVALVVGIIALIYFI